From Puntigrus tetrazona isolate hp1 chromosome 8, ASM1883169v1, whole genome shotgun sequence, the proteins below share one genomic window:
- the nppb gene encoding natriuretic peptides B — MKSTDIPLVGLLLIFSIQLTGAFPLQNTALTNEDRDVLKLLLQRLEETVPASPQEQTLVKVEEEEDDPEETRIEPQPKIDARNYLSARDLRTVRQDSKKYSGCFGRKLDRIGSMSTLGCNTVGRSGSKKW; from the exons ATGAAATCAACTGATATTCCTCTAGTCGGCCTTCTATTAATCTTCAGCATTCAGCTCACGGGCGCGTTCCCGCTGCAAAACACAGCATTGACCAACGAGGACAGGGATGTCTTAAAG CTTCTTCTACAGCGACTGGAGGAGACCGTTCCCGCTTCTCCTCAAGAGCAGACACTGGTGAAAgtggaagaagaggaggatgatCCCGAAGAAACCCGCATCGAACCTCAACCCAAGATTGACGCGAGGAACTATCTGTCTGCTCGGGACTTGAGGACAGTCCGGCAGGACTCCAAGAAATATTCCGGGTGTTTCGGGCGCAAACTGGACAGAATCGGCTCCATGTCGACCCTAGGCTGTAACACCGTCGGGCGCTCGG GTTCTAAGAAGTGGTGA
- the nppa gene encoding natriuretic peptides A — translation MIRGLILTGLLVLLWHQTDVQAHVLSRHSPVSNMAKLKSLLQQFEEVLAAEEAPERTGDYEDGDAALERSPASTSWDRDREEEAAPAEDGNPSDGFETQRNRLIDLLTSTRSKSLSGCFGGRLDRIGSSSTLGCNSKKG, via the exons ATGATCAGAGGACTTATTCTCACAGGACTGCTGGTCCTGCTTTGGCACCAGACGGATGTACAAGCGCACGTACTGAGCAGACACAGTCCCGTCAGCAACATGGCCAAGCTGAAG AGCTTGCTCCAGCAGTTCGAGGAGGTCCTGGCTGCAGAAGAGGCTCCTGAGAGAACCGGCGATTACGAGGACGGCGACGCGGCGCTGGAGCGGAGCCCGGCCTCCACGTCCTgggacagagacagagaggaagaagCGGCTCCGGCCGAGGACGGCAACCCCTCGGACGGGTTCGAGACGCAGAGAAACCGCCTCATAGATCTCCTCACGTCAACCCGCAGCAAAAGCCTGTCGGGCTGTTTCGGGGGGCGGCTCGATCGCATCGGGTCATCCAGCACCCTTGGGTGCAACTCAAAAAAAGGTTAG
- the nppal gene encoding natriuretic peptide A-like, producing MIANNISVFCMSSLLLLNLVGAKPVTSLQQSLKQLLDEEANTPFAESEESAMEQKDARSEKSALDEQMWDSDARNSALAGKDGAIERLLGDLLSTSKRTWSRFKKGGLRSCFGVRLERIGSFSGLGC from the exons ATGATCGCCAACAACATCTCTGTTTTCTGCATGTCTTCACTTCTGCTTTTAAACTTGGTCGGTGCCAAACCAGTCACCAGTTTACAG CAAAGTCTTAAGCAGTTGTTAGACGAAGAGGCGAACACGCCGTTTGCGGAGTCGGAGGAGTCGGCGATGGAGCAGAAAGATGCGAGATCCGAGAAGAGCGCGCTGGACGAGCAGATGTGGGATTCAGACGCGCGCAACTCAGCGCTGGCGGGAAAAGATGGCGCCATCGAGCGCCTTCTGGGCGACTTGCTGTCCACTTCCAAGCGCACCTGGAGTCGATTCAAGAAAGGCGGGCTAAGGAGCTGCTTTGGGGTCAGACTCGAGAGAATCGGGTCTTTTAGCGGACTCGGGTGTTAG